In a genomic window of Streptomyces sp. NBC_01142:
- a CDS encoding STAS domain-containing protein has product MEDQWPVQLENCRVASPAGELDVATALDFAFLLRGTASKAGADWLIVDLRRVSFMGCSPLHDLCTAWDRSRATGRWTRVVYDQASIGRLLRLTSLQERFPRYASIDAAWRERFAGVST; this is encoded by the coding sequence ATGGAAGACCAATGGCCCGTGCAACTGGAGAACTGTCGGGTGGCCAGCCCGGCCGGGGAACTCGACGTGGCCACGGCCCTGGACTTCGCCTTCCTGTTACGGGGGACGGCCTCCAAGGCCGGCGCCGACTGGCTGATCGTCGACCTCCGCAGGGTGTCCTTCATGGGCTGCAGTCCCCTGCACGACCTGTGCACGGCCTGGGATCGAAGTCGGGCCACGGGCAGATGGACGCGGGTGGTCTATGACCAGGCCTCCATCGGCCGCTTGCTGCGCCTGACTTCCCTGCAGGAGCGGTTCCCCCGGTATGCCAGCATCGATGCTGCCTGGCGTGAGCGTTTCGCCGGCGTCAGCACCTGA
- a CDS encoding transposase, which yields MSGVITASEPSWIAPFTGLSPRSFGRLVTALRREGADPVRKGRPWGLPLEDRVLLVAAYWRTNLTMRQLAPLFGVSKSAADRIIDHLGPSLALQPRKRFRKDTVLIVDGTLVPTRDHSIAEQSKNYRYSTNHQVVIDADTRLVVVVGRPLPGNRNDCRAWEESGAKAAVGKAMTIADGGYPGTGLVMPHRRRKGEELPDWKQAHNKSHKQVRARVEHVFARMKTWKILRDCRLKGDGVHHAMLGIARLHNLNLAG from the coding sequence GTGTCTGGTGTGATCACGGCGTCGGAGCCGTCCTGGATAGCCCCGTTCACCGGGCTGAGCCCGCGTTCCTTCGGCAGGTTGGTGACCGCACTGCGCCGCGAAGGTGCAGATCCGGTCCGTAAGGGCCGCCCGTGGGGACTTCCGCTGGAGGACCGGGTTCTGCTCGTCGCGGCCTACTGGCGCACGAACCTGACAATGCGCCAACTCGCTCCGCTCTTCGGTGTATCGAAGTCCGCGGCGGACCGCATCATCGACCACCTCGGCCCGTCGCTGGCGCTCCAGCCCCGCAAACGGTTCCGCAAGGACACCGTGCTCATCGTGGACGGCACCCTGGTGCCCACCCGCGACCACAGCATCGCCGAGCAGTCCAAGAACTACCGGTACTCCACGAACCACCAGGTCGTCATCGACGCCGATACCCGCCTGGTCGTCGTGGTCGGCCGGCCCTTGCCCGGCAACCGCAACGACTGCAGGGCGTGGGAGGAGTCCGGCGCGAAGGCCGCCGTCGGCAAGGCCATGACGATCGCCGACGGCGGCTATCCGGGCACCGGACTCGTCATGCCACACCGTCGGCGCAAAGGTGAAGAACTGCCTGACTGGAAGCAGGCCCACAACAAGTCCCACAAACAGGTTCGCGCCCGCGTGGAGCACGTTTTTGCCCGCATGAAGACCTGGAAGATCCTCCGCGACTGCCGCCTCAAGGGCGATGGCGTCCACCACGCCATGCTCGGAATCGCCCGCCTCCACAACCTCAACCTCGCCGGATAG
- a CDS encoding GNAT family N-acetyltransferase has protein sequence MTSHRGISATPRRQLWELQRAAYAAEAELIGFDGIPPLHETLQELRGCTESFLGVSDENGLAGAVSWNRLHDGTLDICRLVVYPRAHRRGIATALLNSLDVMEPADVTLVSTGTANQPALALYQRRGFTLISKRQIAPGVTVTLLERKTDDSPDGPPIHKS, from the coding sequence GTGACGAGCCACCGCGGTATCAGCGCAACGCCCCGTCGGCAGCTGTGGGAACTTCAGCGCGCTGCCTATGCCGCGGAGGCCGAACTCATCGGATTCGACGGCATCCCGCCACTGCACGAAACCCTTCAGGAGTTGCGCGGCTGCACCGAGTCCTTCCTTGGGGTGTCCGACGAGAACGGTTTGGCCGGAGCGGTGTCCTGGAACCGACTGCACGACGGCACCTTGGATATCTGCCGACTCGTGGTCTATCCGCGGGCACATCGCCGCGGCATCGCTACAGCGCTGCTCAACAGTCTGGACGTTATGGAACCCGCAGATGTGACCCTGGTCTCCACCGGAACCGCCAACCAGCCCGCACTCGCCCTCTACCAAAGGCGCGGATTCACCCTCATCAGCAAACGTCAGATTGCGCCCGGCGTCACGGTCACACTGCTGGAACGCAAGACCGACGACTCACCCGACGGACCGCCAATCCACAAGTCTTGA
- a CDS encoding ISAzo13 family transposase, translated as MRIPDETRDQLAVKFAVLLPQLDERQRRLLMAAEARGLGHGGVRAVAQAAAVSETTVRKGVFELEAGEGPLGRVRRPGGGRKRVADLNLGLRPALLALVEPDVRGDPMSPLRWTVKSTRTLARELTRAGHRVSADTVANLLREEGLSLQANAKTIEGSQHPDRDAQFRYLNEQAREHRDAGQPVISVDTKKKELVGEFKNNGRQWRPSGEPVPVNVHDFADPQLGKAVPYGIYDLAADTGWVNVGTDHDTAAFAVESIRRWWHGQGRAAYPQAARLLITADAGGSNGYRTRAWKLQLARLAAETGLTITVCHLPPGTSKWNKIEHRLFSHITMNWRGRPLTSHEVIVQSIAATTTRTGLRVRAALDTNTYPTGVRIGDAQMAALPLTRHAFHGDWNYALHPQPCPAVPAARAPQAPAPQWEQALLSDPALTGMSRQQLDALTGTLAPDGDARRGRPPRLAFPEQVLATVLHLRVALAAEPLAVLFGSSRTAMHRTLLKNRRLLEAHGIVIPPATTPPVVLAALRARVLAQTGEPSNKIKTTC; from the coding sequence ATGCGCATCCCGGATGAGACTCGTGACCAACTCGCCGTGAAGTTCGCGGTGTTGCTCCCGCAGCTGGACGAGCGGCAGCGGCGGTTGTTGATGGCTGCGGAGGCCCGGGGCCTGGGGCACGGCGGTGTCCGGGCGGTGGCACAGGCCGCTGCGGTCAGCGAGACGACGGTCCGCAAGGGCGTGTTCGAACTTGAGGCGGGTGAGGGGCCTCTGGGTCGGGTGCGGCGTCCCGGCGGGGGCCGCAAGCGGGTCGCGGATCTGAATCTAGGGCTGCGGCCGGCACTGTTGGCGCTGGTTGAGCCGGATGTGCGGGGTGACCCGATGTCGCCGCTGCGGTGGACGGTGAAGTCCACCCGCACGCTTGCGCGGGAGCTGACCCGAGCCGGGCACCGCGTCAGTGCCGACACCGTCGCCAACCTGCTGCGGGAGGAGGGGCTCAGCCTGCAGGCCAATGCCAAGACAATCGAGGGCAGCCAGCACCCGGACCGGGATGCCCAGTTCCGCTATCTCAACGAGCAGGCCCGCGAGCACCGGGACGCCGGCCAGCCGGTCATCAGCGTGGATACCAAGAAGAAAGAGCTCGTCGGCGAGTTCAAGAACAACGGCCGCCAGTGGCGGCCGTCGGGTGAGCCGGTGCCGGTGAACGTGCATGACTTCGCCGACCCGCAGCTGGGCAAGGCCGTCCCCTACGGGATCTACGATCTGGCGGCGGACACCGGCTGGGTCAACGTCGGCACCGATCACGACACCGCCGCGTTCGCGGTCGAGTCGATCCGCCGCTGGTGGCACGGCCAGGGCCGGGCTGCCTACCCGCAGGCGGCACGACTGCTGATCACCGCTGACGCGGGCGGCTCCAACGGCTACCGCACCCGAGCCTGGAAACTGCAACTGGCCCGGCTCGCTGCCGAAACGGGACTGACCATCACCGTGTGTCATCTGCCGCCCGGCACATCGAAGTGGAACAAGATCGAACACCGGCTCTTCTCGCACATCACCATGAACTGGCGCGGCCGCCCGCTGACCAGCCACGAAGTCATCGTCCAGTCCATCGCTGCGACCACCACCCGCACCGGGCTGCGCGTGAGAGCCGCACTCGACACCAACACCTATCCCACCGGAGTCCGCATCGGTGACGCGCAGATGGCGGCACTGCCGCTGACCCGGCATGCCTTCCATGGCGACTGGAACTATGCCCTGCACCCGCAGCCCTGCCCTGCCGTCCCGGCGGCCCGGGCTCCGCAGGCACCGGCCCCGCAGTGGGAGCAGGCCCTGCTGTCCGATCCCGCCCTGACCGGCATGTCCCGGCAACAACTGGACGCCCTCACAGGAACCTTGGCCCCCGACGGCGATGCCCGGCGCGGCCGTCCGCCCCGGCTCGCCTTCCCCGAACAGGTCCTGGCCACCGTGCTCCATCTGCGGGTCGCCCTGGCCGCGGAACCTCTCGCCGTACTATTCGGCAGCAGCCGCACCGCGATGCACCGCACCCTCCTGAAGAACAGGAGACTGCTCGAGGCACACGGCATCGTCATCCCACCCGCGACGACACCACCCGTCGTCCTCGCGGCCCTCCGAGCTCGGGTCCTCGCCCAAACCGGCGAGCCCAGCAACAAGATCAAGACGACGTGTTAA
- a CDS encoding transposase — translation MAGVITASEPSWIGPFTGLSPRCFGKLVTAVRRETAAELQRGRPWGLPLEDRVLLIAAYWRTNLTMRQLAPLFGISKSAADRIIDHLGPVLALQPRKRFRKDTVLIVDGTLVPTRDHQVAEQSKNYRYSTAHQVVIDADTRLVVVVGRPLPGNRHDSRGWEESGAKAAVGNTMTIADGGYQGTGLVIPHRRRKGEELPDWKEEHNRSHKQVRARVEHTFARMKGWKILRDCRLKGDGVHHAMLGIARLHNLTLAG, via the coding sequence GTGGCTGGTGTGATCACGGCGTCGGAGCCGTCTTGGATAGGTCCCTTCACCGGGCTGAGCCCGCGCTGCTTTGGCAAGTTGGTGACCGCGGTGCGCCGCGAGACCGCTGCTGAGCTCCAGCGCGGGCGGCCCTGGGGGCTCCCGCTGGAAGACCGAGTCCTGTTGATCGCGGCGTACTGGCGCACGAACTTGACGATGCGCCAGCTGGCCCCGCTGTTCGGGATCTCGAAGTCGGCGGCGGACCGGATCATCGACCACCTCGGACCGGTGCTCGCGTTGCAGCCGAGGAAGCGGTTCCGTAAGGACACCGTCTTGATCGTGGATGGCACCCTGGTGCCCACCCGCGACCACCAGGTCGCAGAGCAGTCGAAGAACTACCGGTATTCCACGGCCCATCAGGTCGTCATCGACGCCGACACTCGCCTGGTCGTCGTGGTCGGCCGGCCCTTGCCGGGCAACCGGCACGACTCCCGCGGCTGGGAAGAATCCGGCGCCAAGGCCGCCGTCGGCAACACCATGACCATCGCGGACGGTGGCTACCAGGGGACCGGACTGGTCATCCCGCACCGCCGCCGCAAGGGCGAGGAACTCCCGGACTGGAAGGAGGAACACAACCGGTCGCACAAGCAGGTGAGGGCCCGCGTTGAGCACACCTTCGCCCGTATGAAGGGCTGGAAGATCCTGCGCGACTGCCGACTCAAAGGCGACGGCGTCCATCACGCCATGCTCGGCATCGCCCGCCTGCACAACCTCACCCTCGCCGGATAG